A genome region from Nicotiana tabacum cultivar K326 chromosome 13, ASM71507v2, whole genome shotgun sequence includes the following:
- the LOC107816721 gene encoding annexin Gh1-like: protein MDPSERDACLANEATKRLPDSNCIIMEIACARPSDDLFKVRQTYHACYKKSLEEDVSDHSTGDFRKLLVPLVTAFRYEGDEVNMALASNEAKILHEKISDNAYSDEELIRILSIRSKTQLNATFNQYNDQFGNAINKDLKSNPKDAYLKLLRSAIKCLTEPEKYFEKVLRLAMKGLGTDEESLTRVVATRAEVDMELIKERYYQRNNMPLDRAISDDTSGDYERMLLALIGHGDL from the exons ATGGATCCATCTGAGCGCGATGCATGCTTGGCTAACGAGGCTACCAAACGTCTACCTGATAGCAACTGCATTATCATGGAAATTGCTTGTGCCAGGCCTTCCGATGATCTGTTTAAAGTAAGACAGACCTACCACGCTTGTTACAAGAAATCGCTTGAGGAAGATGTTTCTGATCACTCGACTGGGGATTTTCGTAAG CTTTTGGTTCCTCTTGTAACTGCATTCAGATATGAGGGAGATGAGGTGAACATGGCATTGGCAAGTAATGAGGCAAAGATACTACATGAGAAGATCTCTGACAATGCTTATAGTGATGAGGAACTCATCAGAATTCTTTCGATTCGGAGTAAAACACAGCTCAATGCAACATTTAACCAGTACAATGATCAATTTGGCAATGCCATCAATAAG GATCTAAAATCCAATCCAAAGGATGCATACTTGAAATTACTCAGATCAGCAATAAAGTGTTTGACAGAACCTGAGAAgtactttgagaaagttcttcgatTGGCGATGAAGGGGCTGGGCACAGATGAAGAGTCTCTTACTAGAGTTGTTGCAACTCGGGCTGAAGTCGATATGGAGCTCATTAAAGAAAGATATTACCAGAGGAACAACATGCCTCTGGACCGTGCGATTTCTGATGACACTTCAGGAGACTATGAAAGAATGCTTTTAGCATTGATTGGGCATGGAGATCTTTGA
- the LOC107816723 gene encoding UDP-N-acetylglucosamine transporter ROCK1 yields MAVTVSKAAPKENSENPTTAKTGGKVWFYSLLLTLQYGAQPLISKSFVRREVIVTSSVLTCEVVKVICALFLMAKEGSLKKMYREWTLFGSLTASGLPAAIYALQNSLLQISYKNLDSLTFSILNQTKLFFTALFTYILLRQKQSIQQIGALFLLILAAVLLSVGEGSSKASNSSSNPDEILFYGIVPVLVASVLSGLASALCQWASQVKKHSSYLMTVEMSIIGSLCLISSTSKSPDGEAIRQHGFFYGWTALTLIPVVLNAVGGILVGLITSYAGGVRKGFIIVSALLVTALLQFIFDGKPPSPYCLVALPLVMTSISIYQKYPYRVKKKQV; encoded by the exons ATGGCTGTTACAGTATCCAAAGCAGCTCCGAAAGAAAACTCCGAGAACCCGACGACGGCCAAAACCGGTGGTAAAGTGTGGTTTTATTCCCTGCTTCTCACCCTACAGTACGGTGCTCAGCCCCTCATCTCCAAGAGCTTTGTCAG GCGTGAAGTGATAGTTACTTCGTCTGTTTTGACATGTGAAGTAGTCAAG GTTATTTGTGCTCTTTTTCTCATGGCAAAAGAAGGCAGTTTGAAGAAAATGTACAGGGAGTGGACCTTATTTGGCTCTTTGACTGCATCTGGACTGCCTGCTGCTATCTATGCACTACAAAACAGCTTATTGCAGATCTCATATAAAAATCTTGATTCACTGACCTTTTCAATCTTGAACCAGACAAAACTGTTCTTCACAGCCTTGTTTACTTACATATTATTGAG GCAGAAGCAATCCATTCAACAAATTGGGGCTCTTTTCTTGTTAATCCTCGCAGCTGTCCTATTAAGTGTTGGTGAAGGCTCCAGCAAAGCTTCAAATAGTAGTAGTAACCCCGATGAGATCTTATTCTATGGAATTGTACCAGTTTTGGTTGCATCTGTGCTCTCTGGTCTGGCTTCTGCCTTGTGTCAATGGGCATCTCAG GTTAAGAAACACTCATCTTACCTGATGACTGTTGAGATGTCCATTATTGGGAGTCTTTGTTTGATAAGTAGTACTTCCAAGTCTCCTGATGGAGAAGCTATTCGACAGCACGGATTCTTCTACGGGTGGACTGCCTTAACTTTG ATCCCTGTTGTTTTAAATGCGGTTGGTGGAATTCTTGTGGGTCTCATCACTTCGTATGCTGGTGGTGTAAGGAAG GGATTTATCATTGTGTCTGCGCTTCTTGTCACTGCTCTGCTCCAATTTATTTTTGATGGAAAACCTCCTTCGCCATACTGCCTTGTGGCACTTCCATTGGTTATGACTAGCATAAGCATATACCAAAAATACCCATACCGTGTTAAGAAGAAGCAAGTGTGA